The Setaria viridis chromosome 6, Setaria_viridis_v4.0, whole genome shotgun sequence genome includes the window ACACTGTTAGTTTGGACATCAACTGACGTCCTGAGCCCACATGTTAAGATGCTAGTAATTTGGATGTTAAGCTGTGGTATTACTTTATTGATGATGAGTCTCGTGTACCTTTACTTTTGCTGTTATCTTATCCATTTGGTTtcacattctttcttctttttgttctttGGAGCTACAGGTATATATGAAGCAGTTGAAGGAGATTTCCTGGATGCTCATAGCCTGCGGCTGCTGAACCCTTACATGGTTAGTGTGCTCCATAGCCCTTTCATTATAATTTGTAGTAGAACCTTATTCCTTTTTTGGTATTGCAGCCAAATTTAAGTGCATCATGGCTGTTCCAACGAGCGATGTCAGTACGGCCGGACATCAATGTGTCGCCAACCTTTATTAATGAACTTCTTTTTGCTAATTTTCAGTCAATGCAGGTAACTTGAGAGTTGAGATACTTAAAAAGATAAACCATTGTATCAATTCTTTTATTGAtcttattagttttttttttcaatatcaGAAACTTGGGGATTCAGTACTCCGGCCATTTCTCCAGGTTGTACTTGCACATTGTACTAAAACCCATGAATTTGCATTcttatatacatacatatatgatAAACAAAAATACTGTCTTCCACACTGACGAAACTCTGCATTTGCAGGATGTGATACAATTTGGACCACTAGTGAAAACTTTGGGTCTAGTAATGCTCACTCGGCCACAACTTCTGCCTTCCATATTTAAGCAGGTAAAACTTGTGAAAAACTAGCACATTCtcccattttctcatttgattCATACAAGCTGCGATGCCTTGGCAAATCCTCGCATGGAGGCCTGACAATTGGAGTTTAGTAGCGCATTtattcttcttccttccaggtTGGACTTGGAGTCATCCTTGACTGGTCAGGCCATTTTCTGATGCTTGGTTTCTACACTTTCCTTTCTACCTTCATCGATCCAGTCACGAGGTACAATGGATGTCATATGTTTCTATTTTCTAATATCAAAATCCACACTTATGTACCATCTAAAGGTCTGGTATGCTTACTATTTTCACAACATTTTGAAGGTCTTGGGTCGAATCCTTGCCTCCCAGGGACAAGTAtcaatggaaacagtaccttgAAGCATGGAGATATGGAGCTGGTTTAGATTATCGTCAAGGGGAGTAAACAGCTTCATTTAAAAGAACTAAGGTCTCCCTTAGAAAAAAGAAGTGTGCATAGATAGATCTACATGTGTATAGCTTCCAGTTAGAGCAAAACATTATGAGAGTACCGCAGATAGAATCACCGATTGATCAAGTCTGTTTCACTTTGTAACTTACCCACTTAGCTGAACTGCTTAAGTGAATCGTGCTTTGTAACGTCATTGTCCACATCATTTCTCAAATAATGCTGAATCAAGCTGAGGATGGTTTGATTCGTGTTGAAGGATGTATCAACTATGCAAGCTGAAAGTAAATGCCTTGTATCATGCAAGTAGAACAACGATTAAACTTCCATTTATCATAACAATTAAATGCCATACAGGGAGATTCTGTTATTTGTTTCACCACCACTCCTGTGAATAATGAACAGGTCGTCAAAAATGATCTCTTTTCTCCATGAAATAATCTATTAAGCTAGCAAGTAACAGAAAATGTCAATGCGACAATAAAATAAGTTGCTAACTTGCAATGAGTGTTATTCAGTGTTTCAGACAGTATACATTATCAGGTCTACAGAAGCAGTATCAGTTGTAAGATTCACCAATATTCACAGTAATGGATTAGGATGAGGTTGTGCTTTGGTGCAAGGGTACAACAGAGCATGCAATTCCTGAATGACAAGATGCATATTTGTATTAAAAAGAATCTTTTCATGATACATTTGAAGCTGATGACTCCTGCGTGGAGTGCCATAAAAAACTTCTCTATGTCAAAACCTGTCACACTATCAACAATTGTTGCTATCTTTTAACACACTCGATCTGGATAGTCAGATCCTGAACTCCAGCTTCATGAAATATTCGTAAAGCTCTATTTCTTATGGAGGACCTGTCAGCTTCTGCAGATACATGTAGGTGAAAAGTGCCTACGATGTCGGTATTTGTTAAGTTCCACACATGAACATTATCGACTCCAAGGACACCCTCAATCTTCATAACATCATCCAAAGCTACATTCAAATCCTTTTCATGACTCCTCGGGACTCTCTGCAACAGAATTTCAGCAGAATTCCTTAACAATGGAAGAACAGAAGATACGATCATTACTGAAATGAATACTGAGCATATGGGGTCAGCTATAAGCCATCCCTTGTACTTGATCAGTAACGTTGATATTACGACACCAACGCTTCCCATTGTGTCAGCTAGGACATGCAAGAAGATTCCTTCCATGTTGTGATCAATGTGACGCCGGTGTTCTGACTTCTTATGGTTTCCAGATTCTGATGAGCTCAGTACTGCTTTTGAAGAGTGACCTTCTGTGCCGTGAGAATGCATATTGCTAAGAGGAATCTCAAGAAGCTGTTGGTCAACACCAATACTGCTGCAATTTTGATGAGCATGGTCTCCACTCTGATGGCAATGTCCTGAATGGTCATGGTGATGATGCTCATGCTCATGGCCATGGCTATGGCTATGTTTTTCCTTACAGGCGTTGTCCATGAGGTTGTTATGGATGCCGTCGATATTACCATTACTGTGGTGATAATGATGATGACTCTCATCTCCATGATGATCACAACATGCCTTCACATGATTAACACTGTGATGATCATGATCATGATGTTGGTGATCTCCGTGGCCATGGTGTTGGTGATGTTCATGACCATGTTGATGTGAATGAGAATGTGAGTGGGAATGAGAATGTGAATGGGAGTGAGAACAGGTACCACCATGAGCATGATGGTGCTCCTCATGAAAGAAAACCAATCCAATGACGTTTACGACAAGTCCACCTATTGAAACTGCCAAAAGACTACTAGTTGATATTTCCCGAGGCTCAAGAATCCTCTCAAATGACTCCAACACGATCAGCACACCAACAAGAACCAAGAACACTGCATTAACATACCCTGACAGAATCTCAAACCTGCCTCTTCCAAAGTTGTACATCCCATTTGCAGGCAATCTCGCTATGTAGGATGCGTAGAGACCAATTGCCAGTGCagcacaatcaaacaacatATGGCAAGCATCAGAAATCAGCCCAAGGCTATCACTCATGAACCCACAGGAAAATTCAACAAACATGTAAGCTGTATTGATCAAGAGAAATGCAGCAATCTTCCTCGACTTCCGCTCCCTCAAGATATGCCTGACTGGCCCCATGACTGCCTCATAAACTGACCCTGATACATCTTTGCTCCCAAGCTCCACATATCCTGCAGGTGCCTGTTCCCTGCTGGCAATCCACAAGAGGAACCCAGAGATCAAGAAACCCGGTAAAGGCAGCTTCGGGTAGTACACCAGCTGAAGAACAAGAGTGCACAAGAACGTCATTGCAAAATCCACACTTGGCCTACCACTGCCGCCGTCGTGCTCCTGCTGTCGTCCCAAAGCCATGCCAAAGAAGGCAGCGTTAAGTAGCACCAACCAGAGCGGGCCGATTGGCACTGCTCCATCGAGACCGTCGCTGGTGTCTGTGTCACCGAAAAAGGAGAGACCCACAAGCGCCGGCACGGAGAGGATGGCAGCGGCGAGTGCAAAGGCTGCCGCTCGGGCACGCCTACTGCGTGTGGCATGCCGCGCGGTGGCCGAGTGTTCTGTCGAGGAAAGGAAGCCCGAGGCGAAGGGGATCGCGAGGATCACGGAAGGGGAAGGGGACATGCAAACCAGAGATaaggccgcgacggcgacggagaggacgcggcggcgggagggccgGCGGAGGGCGCGGGCGAACAGGGAACCTGCTGACTccgcgaggacgaggaggccagGGGACGGGACAACGCGGAGGGCGAcgagccggaggaggagggagagcgcgaggaggagggccgggcggaggagggcggggaGCCCTGGGAacgggtggtggtgctggtgggccttgcgggagacggcggcgaagtggaggaggaggagcgcggccgcggcgagcagCGCGAGGAGCGGGGGCAGCGCGAGCGCGCGGGCCAGGGAGGGGAGCGAGCGCACGGtgggcgcgaggaggaagagcgcGTGCAGGACGAGCAATCGGAGGAGCGCGGCGCCGTACGGGGAcgagggggaggcggaggaggaggagggaaggccGCGGGCTTTGGACGGGGTGGGGAGAGGCGTGGAGGGGAAGCGGAAGGACGGGTGCGCGGAGAGCCGCGGCGGCACCGCCAGCCGGAGGTGCGGCGCGTGGCGGCCGgacatggccggcggcggcggatcgggaTGGAGGTCGGCGTGGGGGGCGGTGGACCGGGGGAGGCGAGGCGTGGACTGTGGACTCGTCGTCACTGCCTCGCGGTCGGTGTGTGTGATTGGTGGTTTGCCTGGTTGGTTTGGAAAGATGGGCCGCGTGGCCCAAATTAAGGGCTGCAATCTGAATCAAGTGGACCGGGTCGAACATCTCACCACTGGTCCAGTCCACGCTACTGCATCGAGACAGCTGCTTTTGCGCAATTGTTTGGAAAACACAAATTTATTCGAACAAGGGAAAATAATATATAACGTTCTTTACGATGTGAATCCCGTTGCCTGGACCTATTGCCATTTTTATGAAACTCCAACTTTTAAactccgcccccccccccccccctaatttGCAAATAGTTTGGATTTTTAAAACCAGTCCTGTCAATAACATTTTTCTCTTCCGGCAAAACCAGTCCTGTCCCGTGCCACTTATATTAGAAATAAACCAAAAAAGATGACGTAAAACCAGGGTGAGAAAATTTATTCCCAGAGGGCAGAAGTCCAATGCACATTGTGCGCATGGAAAGCCGTTTTATTATACACGGATGTGTATTCATATACACCATTTACATCCGGAATACACCGTActttgtgtcttctggaaccgGCTTCGCCGCAGCAGAGAGGCAGAGGCTCAGAACACGCCTGGTGTCAGCAGGGTCGATGATCCCATCGTCCCATAGCCTAGCAGTGGCGTAGTACGGGCTCGCTTCTCTGTCGTAAGCCTCCGCTACCTTTGCTTTGAAGGCTTCTTCCTCGTCCTTGGTCCACTGTATGTGTCAACGAACAAGAATTGGTCATACAAAAAAGTTATTTTGACATTGAAGCGAGGCGAAGGATTAATGAAACATGCCTCCACTCCTTGTCTCTTTTTGTTGTTCTTTTCTATTTGAGAGAGGACACCAGCCGCCTGAAAAAGGTTGAACGGAAGAAACAGCAAGTGTTAGTGTTGACTGTTGCAGTGTTGCTTCACTCTGTTTGACTTTccacattttcttttttcttcacaGGTTATC containing:
- the LOC117860504 gene encoding uncharacterized protein; amino-acid sequence: MSGRHAPHLRLAVPPRLSAHPSFRFPSTPLPTPSKARGLPSSSSASPSSPYGAALLRLLVLHALFLLAPTVRSLPSLARALALPPLLALLAAAALLLLHFAAVSRKAHQHHHPFPGLPALLRPALLLALSLLLRLVALRVVPSPGLLVLAESAGSLFARALRRPSRRRVLSVAVAALSLVCMSPSPSVILAIPFASGFLSSTEHSATARHATRSRRARAAAFALAAAILSVPALVGLSFFGDTDTSDGLDGAVPIGPLWLVLLNAAFFGMALGRQQEHDGGSGRPSVDFAMTFLCTLVLQLVYYPKLPLPGFLISGFLLWIASREQAPAGYVELGSKDVSGSVYEAVMGPVRHILRERKSRKIAAFLLINTAYMFVEFSCGFMSDSLGLISDACHMLFDCAALAIGLYASYIARLPANGMYNFGRGRFEILSGYVNAVFLVLVGVLIVLESFERILEPREISTSSLLAVSIGGLVVNVIGLVFFHEEHHHAHGGTCSHSHSHSHSHSHSHSHQHGHEHHQHHGHGDHQHHDHDHHSVNHVKACCDHHGDESHHHYHHSNGNIDGIHNNLMDNACKEKHSHSHGHEHEHHHHDHSGHCHQSGDHAHQNCSSIGVDQQLLEIPLSNMHSHGTEGHSSKAVLSSSESGNHKKSEHRRHIDHNMEGIFLHVLADTMGSVGVVISTLLIKYKGWLIADPICSVFISVMIVSSVLPLLRNSAEILLQRVPRSHEKDLNVALDDVMKIEGVLGVDNVHVWNLTNTDIVGTFHLHVSAEADRSSIRNRALRIFHEAGVQDLTIQIECVKR